The Mixta hanseatica genome includes a region encoding these proteins:
- the fhuE gene encoding ferric-rhodotorulic acid/ferric-coprogen receptor FhuE: protein MSLISVDNREIRLSEGASVKRVLTSLAALIAIALHGNAAWAAAQEETLVVDAAVDSEENSTQSDYSVPVTQAGTRMTLTARDIPQSVSIISKQRMRDQQMQSLGDVLKNTTGVTEKVADLDRSTFYSRGFMIDNYMVDDIPTVFEERWNLGDAMSDSAIYDRIEVVRGATGLMSGAGNPSASVNMVRKHADSREFVGNVSASYGSWDKQRYVLDLSAPLTDSGNVRGRVVAGYQDRNSYLDRYSNEKKFIYGVVDADLTDSTTLSVGYDYQENQADSPTWGGLPRWYTDGSQISYDRSDNTAPDWAYSNTESRRVFATLKQRFDNGWQITLNGTHAETKLDSKMLYLDGFFDKTTGRGVSAYADYPVIGGTGYNTGTRKVHALDAFTSGPYQLFGRQHELMAGVSYSRQNNRYTNAFANLSSDDIGNYNNWDGNIPETNWGELSLAQADTVHQKSAYLATRISLADPLNLIVGARYTKWSTSTLTQNLAKNRITPYAGLVYDINDTWSAYASYTSIFNPQSYRDINGSYLPPTVGKNYETGLKADWLNSRLTTSVALFRVEQDNVAQTTGQMIPNTNSEQAYYAAQGTVSKGIEFEVNGAVTDNLQMTFGATRYVAEDGDGNAINPMLPRTSLKLFAAYNVPALSQLTLGGGVNWQTHVWQDVAAPEGNGTWRAEQGSYALVNLFGRYQVTKQLSVQANLNNLFDKSYDTYVGQYQVYGAPRNVSVTANYNF, encoded by the coding sequence ATGTCTTTAATTTCAGTTGATAACAGGGAAATTCGCCTTAGCGAAGGCGCGTCAGTCAAACGGGTTCTAACTTCCCTGGCAGCGTTGATCGCCATTGCGCTGCACGGTAACGCGGCCTGGGCGGCAGCGCAGGAAGAGACGCTGGTGGTTGATGCCGCTGTTGACAGCGAAGAGAACAGCACGCAAAGCGATTACAGCGTGCCGGTCACCCAGGCGGGGACCAGGATGACCTTAACCGCGCGGGATATACCGCAGTCCGTCAGCATTATCAGCAAGCAGCGCATGCGGGATCAGCAGATGCAGTCATTGGGCGATGTGCTGAAGAACACCACCGGCGTGACGGAAAAAGTGGCCGATCTCGATCGCAGCACTTTCTATTCGCGCGGGTTTATGATTGATAACTACATGGTTGATGATATTCCGACCGTGTTTGAAGAGCGTTGGAACCTTGGCGATGCTATGTCCGATAGCGCGATTTATGACCGCATCGAAGTGGTGCGTGGCGCGACCGGTCTGATGAGCGGCGCGGGCAACCCGTCAGCCTCGGTGAATATGGTGCGTAAGCACGCCGACAGCCGCGAGTTTGTCGGTAACGTTTCCGCCAGCTACGGCAGCTGGGATAAGCAGCGCTATGTGCTTGATCTCTCCGCGCCGTTAACCGATTCAGGCAACGTACGCGGACGCGTGGTCGCCGGTTATCAGGACAGAAACAGCTATCTTGATCGCTACAGCAACGAAAAAAAATTCATTTATGGCGTGGTGGATGCGGACCTCACCGACTCTACTACCTTATCGGTGGGCTACGACTATCAGGAAAACCAGGCTGACAGCCCGACCTGGGGCGGCTTACCGCGCTGGTATACGGACGGCAGCCAAATTAGCTACGATCGCAGCGACAATACCGCGCCTGACTGGGCCTACAGCAATACCGAGTCCAGAAGAGTGTTCGCCACGCTGAAGCAGCGCTTCGATAACGGCTGGCAGATCACCCTGAACGGCACCCATGCGGAAACCAAACTCGACAGCAAGATGCTCTATCTTGATGGCTTTTTTGATAAAACCACCGGGCGAGGCGTCAGCGCTTACGCCGATTATCCTGTTATCGGCGGCACCGGCTATAACACCGGCACGCGCAAAGTGCATGCGCTGGATGCCTTTACCAGCGGCCCTTACCAGCTGTTTGGTCGTCAGCACGAGCTGATGGCGGGCGTAAGCTACAGCCGCCAAAACAACCGCTACACCAACGCGTTCGCGAACCTTTCTTCGGATGACATCGGCAATTACAATAACTGGGATGGCAATATTCCTGAGACCAACTGGGGCGAGCTAAGCCTGGCGCAGGCCGATACGGTGCACCAGAAGTCAGCCTATCTGGCCACGCGCATTTCGCTGGCCGATCCGCTCAACCTGATTGTAGGCGCGCGCTATACCAAATGGAGCACCAGCACGCTGACGCAGAATCTGGCGAAAAACCGTATCACGCCTTACGCTGGCCTGGTGTATGACATCAATGATACCTGGTCCGCTTACGCCAGCTATACCTCGATCTTTAATCCGCAGTCTTACCGGGATATTAACGGCAGCTATCTGCCGCCGACGGTCGGTAAAAACTATGAAACCGGGCTAAAAGCGGACTGGCTGAACAGCCGCCTGACCACCTCCGTGGCGCTGTTCCGTGTTGAGCAGGATAACGTCGCGCAAACCACCGGCCAGATGATCCCGAACACTAATAGCGAACAGGCGTACTACGCTGCGCAGGGTACGGTCAGCAAAGGCATTGAGTTTGAGGTTAACGGCGCGGTCACCGATAACCTGCAGATGACCTTCGGCGCAACGCGCTACGTGGCGGAAGATGGCGACGGCAATGCCATCAACCCGATGCTGCCGCGCACCAGCCTGAAGCTGTTCGCCGCTTATAACGTGCCGGCCTTAAGCCAGCTGACGCTGGGCGGCGGCGTAAACTGGCAGACGCACGTCTGGCAGGATGTCGCCGCGCCGGAAGGCAACGGTACCTGGCGCGCAGAGCAGGGCAGCTATGCGCTGGTGAATCTGTTTGGCCGCTATCAGGTTACGAAACAGCTGTCGGTGCAGGCGAACCTGAATAACCTGTTCGATAAATCCTACGATACCTACGTGGGGCAATATCAGGTTTACGGCGCGCCGCGTAACGTCTCTGTTACCGCCAACTACAACTTCTAA
- a CDS encoding sulfite exporter TauE/SafE family protein, translating to MIEFNFATLLLAGVTFLLAGLVKGVTGMGLPTVAMGVLGALLSPATAAAMLLLPSLITNIFQLSGGAHCGALIRRLWPMQLAIVSATLLSSGWLANGHSAYTQLALGTALIVYALWTLTGRSVAVAPRHEPVWSLPVGIVTGMLTGATGVFVMPAVPWLQALGLEKDELVQALGISFTSSTLALAAGLGWHGALPSVSLGISGLAVIPALIGLFAGQRLRRFISPPVFKRYFLICLLALGLEMVIRAI from the coding sequence ATGATAGAGTTTAATTTCGCTACGCTGCTGTTGGCAGGCGTCACTTTTTTGCTGGCGGGGCTGGTAAAGGGCGTGACCGGCATGGGGCTGCCGACGGTGGCGATGGGCGTGCTCGGCGCGTTACTTTCACCGGCCACCGCCGCCGCAATGCTGCTCTTGCCTTCCCTGATAACCAACATTTTTCAGCTGAGCGGCGGAGCGCATTGCGGCGCGCTGATCCGGCGGCTGTGGCCGATGCAGCTGGCGATTGTCAGCGCTACGCTGTTAAGCAGCGGATGGCTGGCCAACGGTCATAGCGCGTATACGCAGCTGGCACTGGGAACGGCGCTTATCGTTTACGCGCTATGGACGCTGACCGGGCGCAGTGTTGCCGTCGCGCCGCGGCATGAGCCGGTTTGGTCGCTGCCGGTAGGCATCGTTACCGGTATGCTGACCGGCGCTACCGGTGTTTTTGTTATGCCCGCGGTGCCCTGGCTACAGGCGCTGGGGCTGGAGAAAGATGAGCTGGTGCAGGCGCTGGGGATCTCGTTTACCAGCTCGACGCTGGCCCTTGCCGCCGGCCTGGGATGGCATGGTGCATTGCCTTCCGTCTCCCTGGGCATATCAGGATTAGCGGTGATCCCGGCGCTGATCGGGCTGTTTGCCGGACAGCGGCTGCGCCGGTTTATCTCTCCGCCGGTATTTAAACGTTATTTTCTGATCTGTCTGCTCGCGTTGGGCCTGGAGATGGTGATCCGCGCCATCTGA
- the mmuM gene encoding homocysteine S-methyltransferase — translation MLFNPIADLLQRRDTLILDGALATELEARGCQLADALWSAKVLMEDPQLIYQVHYDYFAAGAQCAITASYQATPQSFAARGLSELQSRELIIRSAELALRARNDYLAQQPQAAPLLVAGSVGPYGAFLANGAEYRGDYALSQKEMMAFHRPRVEALAGSGIDLLACETLPSYAELEALVALVAEFPTMPAWFSFTLRDSEHLSDGTPLTAVAALLNACPQAVALGVNCIALEKVTPALMTLRRLTEKPLLVYPNSGEQYDAVSKSWHSAPAGCSLQDKLSEWKAAGAQIIGGCCRTTPQDIAALARGCAHQ, via the coding sequence ATGCTATTTAATCCCATTGCCGATCTTCTCCAGCGTCGCGACACGCTGATCCTTGATGGCGCGCTGGCAACGGAGCTGGAGGCGCGCGGATGCCAGTTGGCTGATGCGCTGTGGTCAGCGAAGGTACTGATGGAAGATCCGCAGCTGATTTATCAGGTGCATTATGACTATTTTGCCGCCGGGGCGCAGTGCGCGATTACCGCCAGCTATCAGGCGACGCCGCAGAGTTTTGCCGCGCGCGGGCTGAGCGAGCTGCAATCACGCGAGCTGATTATTCGCAGCGCTGAGCTGGCGCTGCGCGCGCGCAATGACTATCTGGCGCAGCAGCCGCAGGCCGCGCCGCTGCTGGTGGCGGGCTCGGTCGGGCCTTACGGCGCGTTTCTTGCCAACGGCGCGGAGTATCGCGGCGACTATGCGCTGTCGCAGAAAGAGATGATGGCGTTTCATCGCCCGCGCGTGGAGGCGTTGGCGGGTTCCGGTATCGATCTGCTGGCCTGTGAAACCCTGCCTTCTTATGCCGAACTTGAAGCGCTGGTGGCGCTGGTGGCGGAATTCCCCACCATGCCTGCCTGGTTCTCGTTTACCCTGCGCGACAGCGAGCATCTTTCCGACGGCACGCCGCTGACGGCGGTGGCGGCGTTACTGAACGCCTGTCCGCAGGCGGTGGCGCTGGGCGTCAACTGCATTGCGCTGGAAAAGGTCACGCCAGCGTTAATGACGCTGCGCCGTCTGACCGAAAAGCCGCTGCTGGTCTATCCCAACTCCGGTGAGCAGTACGATGCGGTCAGCAAAAGCTGGCATAGCGCGCCGGCCGGCTGTTCGCTGCAGGATAAGCTGAGCGAGTGGAAAGCGGCGGGGGCGCAAATTATCGGCGGCTGCTGTCGCACCACGCCACAGGATATCGCCGCGCTGGCCCGCGGCTGCGCGCATCAATAA
- the speG gene encoding spermidine N1-acetyltransferase, with amino-acid sequence MSVKLRPLEREDLHFVHQLDNNASVMRYWFEEPYEAFVELSDLYNKHIHDQSERRFVVENGGEKVGLVELVEINHVHRRAEFQIIIDPLHQGKGLASQAAKLAMDYGFSVLNLYKLYLIVDQENEKAIHIYSKLGFEIEGVLRHEFFINGEYRNTIRMCIFQHQYLEKHKTHPGAMVKPTAQ; translated from the coding sequence ATGAGCGTGAAATTACGTCCGCTTGAGCGGGAGGATTTGCACTTTGTGCATCAGCTGGATAATAACGCCAGCGTGATGCGTTACTGGTTTGAGGAGCCCTACGAGGCGTTTGTTGAACTCTCTGACCTTTATAACAAGCATATTCACGATCAAAGCGAACGACGCTTTGTGGTGGAAAATGGCGGTGAAAAAGTGGGCCTGGTGGAACTGGTTGAGATCAACCATGTGCACCGCCGCGCCGAGTTCCAGATCATTATCGATCCCCTGCATCAGGGCAAAGGGCTGGCGAGCCAGGCGGCAAAACTGGCGATGGATTACGGTTTTTCCGTGCTGAATCTGTATAAACTCTATTTGATTGTCGATCAGGAGAATGAAAAAGCGATCCATATCTACAGCAAGCTGGGCTTTGAGATAGAGGGCGTACTGCGGCACGAATTTTTTATTAACGGCGAATACCGTAACACCATTCGCATGTGTATTTTCCAGCATCAGTATCTGGAAAAACATAAAACTCATCCCGGCGCGATGGTCAAACCTACCGCTCAGTAA
- a CDS encoding HD domain-containing protein: MHSKINNLTIPDSQMARDATAFIRDTESDLLFHHSSRVYYWGALAGQRYRLNVDRELLYIGCMFHDIGLTHEHCSCDKRFEVDGANAARDFLKGYGIAQSDIDKVWTAIALHTTPGIPEYMAPEIALVTAGVEMDVLGIGYEDFDEREIEAVTTQHPRPAAFKEEIMTAFYNGIKHKPQTTFGNVKADVIKDKDPAFSPLNFCQVIRQSRWRS, encoded by the coding sequence ATGCATAGCAAGATAAACAACCTGACCATACCCGATAGCCAAATGGCGCGTGACGCCACTGCTTTTATTCGTGATACAGAGTCCGATCTATTGTTCCATCACTCCAGTCGCGTCTACTACTGGGGAGCACTGGCGGGCCAGCGGTACAGACTTAACGTAGATCGCGAGCTGCTCTATATCGGCTGTATGTTTCACGATATTGGCCTGACGCATGAACATTGCAGCTGTGACAAACGTTTCGAAGTTGACGGTGCTAACGCAGCGCGTGATTTTTTAAAGGGCTATGGCATCGCGCAAAGCGATATTGATAAAGTCTGGACGGCCATCGCGTTGCATACCACACCAGGCATTCCGGAGTATATGGCGCCGGAGATCGCGCTGGTTACGGCAGGGGTGGAAATGGATGTGCTGGGCATCGGCTATGAAGACTTCGACGAACGTGAAATTGAGGCGGTTACCACCCAACATCCGCGTCCAGCCGCGTTTAAAGAAGAGATCATGACGGCGTTCTATAACGGGATTAAACATAAACCCCAAACCACCTTTGGCAATGTAAAAGCAGATGTGATTAAGGATAAAGATCCAGCCTTTTCACCGCTTAACTTTTGCCAGGTTATCCGCCAGTCGCGCTGGCGTAGTTAA
- a CDS encoding mechanosensitive ion channel family protein: MPLLFGELSGAPLWVPAVLLVTLSLAVGFLTRFILLRFICYWQSRDRKLFKSLEKHLRGSMFLFIPLLLINLGVNYVNVQPASLGFIKTTVNIFIILSFCSVLIRLINVAQDMLFIRYDINISNNLRARKIRTQIIYVKKVAIAVLVMLCLSLILLSFPGVRKFGTTILAGAGVAGIIIGFALQKSLVNLFAGIQIAFTQPIKIDDAVVVEKEWGWIEEINLTYVVVRLWDLRRLVLPITYFTENPFQNWTRNNAQILGSVFLYLDYSMPLEPLRKHFEKVLSETKLWDQQTQVLQVTDTSEKTMTIRLLMTAQNSPMAWDLRCHVREKMIEFIQQNYPQSLPHVRATLTGSDA, translated from the coding sequence ATGCCTTTGTTATTTGGTGAGTTATCTGGCGCTCCATTATGGGTGCCTGCCGTATTGCTCGTCACTCTCTCACTCGCAGTGGGTTTTCTAACGCGATTTATCCTTCTTCGATTCATCTGTTACTGGCAGAGTCGTGACCGAAAGCTATTCAAATCACTTGAAAAGCACCTTCGTGGATCAATGTTTCTTTTTATTCCCTTACTGTTAATAAACTTAGGGGTTAATTATGTCAACGTTCAGCCTGCATCTCTTGGTTTTATTAAAACAACAGTTAATATATTTATTATATTATCATTTTGCTCAGTCCTGATTCGATTGATCAATGTTGCTCAGGATATGCTTTTTATCCGTTATGACATCAATATTTCGAATAATCTTCGTGCCCGCAAAATTCGCACTCAGATAATATATGTTAAAAAGGTTGCTATTGCCGTTCTCGTGATGCTCTGTCTTTCTCTGATTCTGCTTAGTTTCCCTGGCGTTCGAAAATTCGGCACTACCATCCTGGCCGGTGCCGGGGTTGCCGGAATAATAATTGGGTTTGCTCTACAGAAGTCGCTTGTCAACTTATTCGCCGGAATCCAGATAGCCTTTACACAACCGATAAAAATTGATGATGCAGTCGTGGTTGAAAAAGAATGGGGCTGGATTGAGGAGATAAACCTGACTTATGTTGTGGTACGTCTCTGGGACCTGCGCCGGCTGGTCTTGCCTATTACTTACTTTACAGAAAATCCGTTCCAAAACTGGACGCGTAACAATGCACAAATTTTAGGCTCGGTTTTTCTTTACCTTGATTATTCCATGCCCTTAGAGCCTCTGCGCAAGCACTTTGAAAAAGTACTCAGTGAAACAAAACTCTGGGATCAACAAACTCAGGTGCTTCAGGTTACCGATACCAGTGAAAAAACCATGACTATCAGATTATTGATGACGGCACAAAATTCACCCATGGCCTGGGATTTACGCTGTCACGTGCGGGAAAAAATGATTGAGTTTATTCAGCAAAACTACCCCCAGAGTCTTCCTCATGTGAGGGCTACCCTGACCGGTTCCGATGCCTGA
- a CDS encoding OsmC family protein, whose translation MTIHKKGQAHWEGDLKRGKGTVSTESGALKQQPYGFNTRFEDQPGTNPEELIGAAHAACFSMALSMMLGQAGHTPQSIDTTADVSLDKQGEGFAITKIALDSNIKLPGIDNAAFDEIINKAKAGCPVSQVLNAEITLNYKLEN comes from the coding sequence ATGACGATTCATAAGAAAGGTCAGGCACACTGGGAAGGCGATCTTAAACGGGGTAAAGGCACCGTTTCTACTGAAAGTGGCGCGCTGAAACAGCAACCATACGGTTTTAACACCCGTTTCGAAGATCAGCCCGGCACTAACCCGGAAGAATTGATTGGCGCAGCGCATGCCGCCTGCTTCTCAATGGCGCTGTCGATGATGCTGGGTCAGGCTGGCCATACGCCACAGAGTATTGATACCACGGCGGATGTCTCGCTGGATAAACAGGGCGAAGGTTTTGCCATTACCAAAATTGCGCTTGATAGCAACATCAAGCTGCCGGGAATCGATAACGCTGCCTTTGATGAAATTATCAACAAGGCAAAAGCAGGCTGTCCGGTTTCACAGGTACTGAATGCTGAAATCACCCTGAACTATAAGCTGGAAAACTAA
- a CDS encoding NUDIX domain-containing protein, translated as MPAKHAEMRIIDSKVLSDDWYLLKKYTFELKRRDGEWQRQSREVYDRGNGAVILLYNRSRQTVILTRQFRFPVYVNQHPGLLLEAPAGLLDNLDPEKRIKAEAEEETGYQVEQVEKVFEAFMSPGSVTEKLYFFIAEYRDEHLSGAGGGIKEEGEDIEVVEMEFQQAMAAIDNGEIADAKTIMLLQYLALKGIM; from the coding sequence ATGCCAGCTAAACATGCAGAAATGCGCATTATTGACAGTAAAGTGTTATCGGATGACTGGTACCTACTGAAAAAATATACCTTTGAGCTTAAGCGCCGCGATGGCGAATGGCAGCGGCAAAGCCGTGAGGTTTACGACCGGGGCAACGGGGCGGTGATTCTGCTTTATAACCGTAGCCGGCAAACCGTTATCTTAACGCGCCAGTTTCGTTTTCCCGTTTACGTAAATCAGCATCCCGGCCTGCTGTTAGAGGCGCCGGCGGGGTTGCTGGATAACCTTGATCCTGAAAAGCGAATTAAAGCCGAAGCGGAAGAAGAGACCGGTTATCAGGTTGAACAGGTAGAAAAAGTTTTTGAAGCCTTTATGAGCCCGGGCTCGGTTACCGAGAAGCTCTACTTCTTTATTGCTGAATACCGCGACGAACACCTTTCTGGCGCGGGCGGTGGCATTAAAGAGGAAGGAGAAGATATTGAAGTAGTCGAAATGGAATTTCAGCAGGCGATGGCGGCGATAGATAACGGTGAAATAGCGGATGCTAAAACCATTATGTTACTTCAGTACCTGGCCCTGAAGGGCATTATGTGA
- a CDS encoding GlxA family transcriptional regulator, with protein sequence MKREIIILAVPGVQLLDLSGPLDVFAEANRILQRQVYTLRVMSFAAPVVQASSGVRLAADYQLSDAESYAADTFLIAGSPDIDVFTPDAAMLKMIVGLCQRSRRFGSVCSGALLLAKTGLLNGKRVTTHWACAAALAAGYPEISVDADALYAADGPIRTAAGVTSGLDLALRLVEEDLGREVALDIAGNLVMFFRRPVNQTHFMRGGDLSLTGRTALQDLQRWSINHLDTLKSVAMMAAHIHLSERHLTRLFRQQINMTPGQWLERERVAKAKLLLTEGKLPAKTIAARCGFSGPDVMRRAFTRMTGMTPVMYSKLLAER encoded by the coding sequence ATGAAGCGTGAGATCATTATTCTGGCGGTACCGGGCGTACAATTACTGGACCTTTCCGGCCCGCTTGATGTCTTCGCCGAAGCGAACCGTATTTTGCAACGCCAGGTTTATACATTGCGTGTAATGTCTTTTGCTGCGCCGGTGGTGCAGGCTTCTTCCGGCGTTCGGCTGGCGGCGGACTATCAGCTTAGCGATGCAGAAAGTTATGCGGCAGATACGTTTTTGATTGCCGGTTCGCCGGATATTGATGTATTCACGCCTGACGCAGCAATGCTTAAAATGATTGTCGGCCTGTGTCAGCGTAGCCGTCGCTTTGGCTCTGTATGTAGCGGCGCGCTGCTGCTGGCGAAAACCGGACTGCTGAACGGTAAAAGAGTAACCACGCACTGGGCTTGCGCTGCGGCGCTGGCGGCAGGCTACCCTGAAATCTCAGTAGATGCCGACGCGCTCTATGCGGCTGACGGTCCGATAAGAACCGCTGCCGGAGTGACCTCTGGACTCGATTTGGCGCTGCGCCTGGTGGAGGAGGATCTGGGACGTGAAGTGGCGCTGGATATTGCAGGTAACCTGGTGATGTTTTTCCGCCGCCCGGTTAATCAGACGCATTTTATGCGCGGCGGTGATCTTTCATTAACCGGACGGACGGCATTGCAGGATCTTCAACGCTGGAGCATAAACCATCTTGATACGTTAAAAAGCGTGGCGATGATGGCGGCCCATATCCATTTAAGCGAGCGACATTTGACACGCCTGTTTCGCCAGCAGATAAATATGACGCCGGGGCAATGGCTGGAGCGTGAGCGGGTGGCAAAAGCGAAGCTGCTACTAACGGAAGGGAAGCTGCCCGCGAAAACTATTGCCGCCCGCTGCGGCTTTTCCGGACCCGATGTGATGCGTCGCGCCTTTACCCGCATGACCGGTATGACGCCGGTCATGTACAGCAAATTGCTGGCAGAGCGCTAG
- a CDS encoding DUF2158 domain-containing protein, whose amino-acid sequence MFQKDDFVQAKTGGPKMQVLRVEGETLWCARVDDADKKEIEIPASSVNPYHEEGDFGVC is encoded by the coding sequence ATGTTTCAGAAAGATGATTTTGTGCAGGCGAAAACCGGCGGCCCGAAAATGCAGGTGCTGCGCGTAGAGGGTGAAACGCTCTGGTGCGCCCGCGTTGATGATGCAGACAAAAAAGAGATCGAGATCCCGGCCAGTTCAGTGAATCCTTATCATGAAGAGGGTGACTTCGGCGTCTGCTGA
- a CDS encoding DeoR/GlpR family DNA-binding transcription regulator yields MLTSQRKQLILQKLAAEGQVLSKHLSETFNVSEDTIRRDLRELSAEGLLQRVHGGALPASAATVTFAERKNLRLDAKRVIAKKGAELIEPGQVVMIDGGTTTAELITFLPHSLQITVVTHSPGIALGLADHPLIDVIMIGGRLFKHSLVAVGAAAIENVANVRADIFFMGVTGIHADAGLSTGDYEESCIKRAFSQKAAETIVLASPEKLNSASTWVIGDISLINTMVVEKSTAEQLLTPFINKGISVVKA; encoded by the coding sequence ATGCTTACCTCGCAACGTAAACAGCTCATCCTGCAAAAACTTGCGGCGGAGGGGCAGGTGCTGTCTAAGCATCTCAGCGAAACCTTTAACGTATCAGAGGACACCATCCGCCGTGATTTACGTGAGCTTTCTGCTGAAGGCCTGCTGCAGCGGGTACACGGCGGCGCGCTGCCAGCTTCCGCTGCAACCGTCACCTTCGCCGAACGTAAAAACCTGCGGTTGGATGCGAAACGGGTTATCGCGAAAAAAGGCGCAGAACTGATTGAGCCGGGACAGGTCGTGATGATCGACGGCGGAACCACGACCGCTGAATTGATTACGTTCTTACCCCATAGCCTGCAGATTACCGTGGTCACCCATAGCCCAGGCATTGCGCTTGGTCTGGCGGATCATCCCTTGATCGATGTGATTATGATCGGCGGGCGGCTATTCAAACATTCGCTGGTGGCGGTTGGCGCGGCGGCTATTGAGAACGTCGCGAATGTCCGCGCGGATATTTTCTTTATGGGCGTAACCGGCATTCATGCTGACGCCGGTTTGAGTACCGGCGATTATGAAGAGTCCTGCATTAAGCGCGCATTTTCGCAAAAGGCGGCGGAAACCATTGTGCTGGCGTCGCCGGAAAAACTGAATTCCGCCTCGACCTGGGTAATCGGCGATATTTCGCTAATCAATACCATGGTGGTGGAAAAGAGCACCGCAGAACAGTTGCTGACGCCCTTTATCAACAAAGGCATCAGCGTGGTTAAAGCCTGA
- a CDS encoding DUF4406 domain-containing protein, whose product MTAELILIAGPYRSGTQGDETLIAQNLQRLEAAALQVYQRGHVPVIGEWLALPLAKAAGSKTLGDEISESMLYPVAHRLIAQCDAILRIEGDSRGADKDIEIAEQRGLKIYRAIEQIAPV is encoded by the coding sequence ATGACAGCAGAATTAATTCTTATTGCCGGGCCATATCGCAGCGGAACGCAGGGCGATGAAACCTTGATCGCGCAGAATCTTCAGCGGCTTGAAGCGGCGGCGTTACAGGTTTATCAACGCGGACACGTGCCGGTGATTGGCGAATGGCTGGCGCTTCCGTTAGCTAAAGCGGCAGGTTCAAAAACGTTGGGCGATGAAATTAGCGAATCGATGCTGTATCCGGTGGCGCATCGCTTAATTGCCCAGTGCGATGCGATATTACGTATTGAAGGGGATTCGCGGGGCGCAGATAAAGATATTGAAATAGCGGAACAGCGCGGCCTGAAGATTTATCGCGCTATTGAACAGATAGCACCGGTATAA
- a CDS encoding DUF1456 family protein yields the protein MMNNDVLRSLRYALKLNNNDMVAILALADMAIPVEQMASYMLKEEEQGFVACPDVLMSGFLNGLIYHKRGKDESMPPLKVERRITNNIILKKLRIAFALKTDDILAILTSQQFRVSMPEITAIMRAPDHKNYRECGDQFLRYFLRGLTARLRPAADKA from the coding sequence ATGATGAATAACGATGTACTGCGTAGCCTGCGCTACGCGCTAAAGCTCAACAATAATGATATGGTCGCGATCCTGGCGCTGGCCGATATGGCGATTCCCGTTGAGCAGATGGCCAGCTATATGCTGAAAGAAGAAGAGCAAGGCTTTGTCGCCTGCCCGGACGTGCTGATGAGCGGCTTCCTGAACGGCCTGATTTATCACAAACGCGGTAAAGATGAGAGCATGCCGCCGCTGAAAGTCGAGCGTCGTATTACCAACAACATCATCCTTAAAAAGCTGCGTATCGCCTTTGCGCTGAAAACCGATGATATTTTGGCAATTCTGACCTCGCAGCAATTCCGGGTCTCTATGCCGGAGATTACCGCCATCATGCGTGCGCCGGACCATAAAAACTACCGTGAATGCGGCGATCAGTTCCTGCGCTACTTCCTGCGTGGTTTAACTGCCCGCCTGCGTCCGGCCGCCGACAAAGCGTAA
- the ycgZ gene encoding regulatory protein YcgZ: MADIEIPTQQETLGQIVADILRAGESVNRKAICAKLLTKLDGTTSKEMEKHYHGLLALVLGRE; this comes from the coding sequence ATGGCAGATATAGAAATCCCTACTCAGCAGGAGACGCTGGGACAGATCGTCGCTGATATTTTACGGGCGGGTGAAAGCGTTAACCGCAAAGCGATCTGCGCCAAGCTGCTGACGAAGCTGGATGGTACAACCAGCAAGGAAATGGAAAAGCATTACCACGGGCTATTGGCTCTGGTACTGGGCCGCGAATAG